A genomic region of Haliaeetus albicilla chromosome 8, bHalAlb1.1, whole genome shotgun sequence contains the following coding sequences:
- the PIGK gene encoding GPI-anchor transamidase isoform X2, which translates to MADALPAARWVRAAAALLLGCCGAALAGGIQDQAEQFFRSGHTNNWAVLVCTSRFWFNYRHVANTLSVYRSVKRLGIPDSHIVLMLADDMACNPRNPKPATVFSHKNMELNVYGDDVEVDYRSYEVTVENFLRVLTGRIPPSTPRSKRLLSDDRSNILIYMTGHGGNGFLKFQDSEEITNVELADAFEQMWQKRRYNELLFIIDTCQGASMYERFYSPNIMALASSQVGEDSLSHQPDLGIGVHLMDRYTFYVLEFLEEIHPASQTNMNDLFQVCPKSLCVSTPGHRTDLFQRDPQNVLITDFFGSVRKVEITTETISLDRDLAVFESKNQNKRTGILLEDLF; encoded by the exons ATGGCGGacgcgctgcccgccgcccgctGGGTCCGCGCCGCCGCAGCCCTGCTCCTAGGGTGCTGCGGCGCAGCGCTCGCCGGCGGCATCCAG GATCAAGCAGAACAGTTCTTTAGAAGTGGACATACAAATAACTGGGCAGTTTTG GTGTGTACATCTCGATTCTGGTTTAATTATCGTCATGTGGCAAATACTCTTTCAGTATATAGAAGTGTCAAGAGGCTGGGCATCCCTGATAG TCACATTGTCCTGATGCTGGCAGATGATATGGCATGTAATCCCAGAAATCCCAAACCAGCTACTGTGTTTAGTCATAAAAACATGGAGCTAAATGTCTATGGAGATGATGTGGAAGTGGATTACAGAAGCTATGAG GTTACTGTCGAAAATTTCTTGCGTGTATTAACGGGAAGAATCCCACCAAGCACACCGCGATCTAAACGTCTTCTTTCTGATGACAGAAGCAATATTCTAATATATATGACAG GCCATGGTGGAAATGGTTTCCTAAAATTTCAAGATTCTGAAGAAATCACAAATGTAGAACTTGCTGATGCCTTTGAACAAATGTGGCAGAAAAGAAG gTACAATgaattgttatttattattgatACTTGTCAAGGAGCATCCATGTATGAACGATTTTATTCACCTAATATAATGGCCTTGGCTAGCAGCCAAGTAGGAGAAGATTCTTTATCA CATCAACCTGATCTTGGGATTGGCGTTCATCTTATGGACAGATACACATTCTATGTGCTAGAGTTCTTGGAAGAAATTCATCCAGCCAGTCAGACAAATATGAATGACTTA TTTCAGGTCTGTCCAAAAAGTTTGTGTGTTTCTACACCTGGGCACCGAACTGATCTCTTTCAGCGAGACCCTCAAAATGTTCTGATAACAGACTTCTTTGGCAGTGTGAGAAAGGTGGAAATTACGACAGAGACAATTTCTTTGGACCGTGACTTAGCTGTTTTTGAAAGCAA